A window of the Tunturibacter empetritectus genome harbors these coding sequences:
- a CDS encoding NHL repeat-containing protein, producing the protein MALFFISICFVGCSTTDTTPVSKPSLVVADANNSRVLIYATPTTSTSTASVVLGQTSFTQSQSSDGRGGPSAKTLDNPSSVAMDSSGNLYVADGNDRVLQFRPPFTTGMSASLVIGKPDFTSSQGLKVTASGMGTPSSVAIDSKGDLWVGDGSLERVTEYVPPFSNGMAATVVIGQPSPEAFRACTTDQVPTARTICSPEGITFDSAGDLWVADPSSDRMLEFTPPFSTGMASTLQLGAPQTLPSLSYVGSPASNTTQAPISLAFDSTGNLWLADWIFNRVVEYAPPFTQNMQATVVLGQVDFTHADANQGGNDPTANTLSGPQALSFDGSGNLSVSDAGNNRILIFAPPFSTGMRAATVIGQPTFSTGQSNRGNGSDSPAANTLDHSLGLLAH; encoded by the coding sequence GTGGCCCTGTTTTTTATCTCAATCTGCTTTGTCGGATGCAGCACGACCGACACAACGCCCGTAAGCAAGCCGAGTCTCGTAGTAGCCGACGCAAACAACAGTCGCGTGCTGATCTACGCCACCCCAACTACCAGCACCTCGACCGCCAGCGTCGTTCTGGGGCAAACGAGTTTTACTCAATCGCAGTCGAGCGATGGAAGGGGAGGCCCTAGCGCGAAGACCCTGGACAATCCTAGTAGCGTTGCCATGGACTCGTCCGGCAATCTCTACGTGGCCGATGGCAATGATCGAGTCCTACAGTTCCGGCCACCATTCACCACGGGCATGAGCGCAAGTCTGGTAATCGGAAAACCGGATTTTACCTCGTCTCAAGGATTGAAAGTCACTGCAAGCGGAATGGGAACCCCCTCCTCGGTTGCGATCGACAGCAAGGGAGATCTGTGGGTTGGGGACGGATCTCTCGAAAGAGTCACGGAGTATGTGCCGCCTTTTAGTAACGGCATGGCCGCGACCGTGGTAATCGGTCAACCCAGCCCCGAAGCCTTCAGAGCGTGCACTACCGATCAAGTTCCGACAGCCAGAACAATCTGCTCTCCTGAAGGGATTACTTTTGATTCCGCCGGAGACCTCTGGGTAGCGGACCCAAGCAGCGATCGCATGCTCGAGTTTACGCCGCCCTTCTCGACGGGTATGGCTTCAACTCTCCAATTGGGGGCGCCGCAAACTTTGCCTTCCCTCTCCTATGTAGGCAGTCCTGCTTCCAATACAACGCAGGCCCCGATTAGTCTGGCGTTCGACTCGACGGGCAATCTCTGGTTAGCGGATTGGATCTTCAACCGGGTCGTGGAGTACGCTCCACCATTTACCCAGAACATGCAGGCCACCGTTGTACTGGGACAGGTCGATTTCACACACGCTGATGCAAATCAGGGTGGAAATGATCCAACTGCGAACACCCTCTCGGGTCCCCAAGCGTTATCGTTCGACGGCAGCGGGAATCTCAGCGTCAGTGACGCCGGGAACAACAGAATTCTAATCTTTGCACCACCCTTCAGCACAGGCATGAGAGCCGCCACAGTCATCGGTCAACCGACCTTCTCTACAGGGCAATCTAATCGGGGGAATGGGTCTGATAGTCCTGCAGCAAACACGTTAGACCACTCGTTAGGCCTGTTGGCACATTGA
- the lpxD gene encoding UDP-3-O-(3-hydroxymyristoyl)glucosamine N-acyltransferase, giving the protein MPSSPKSVTLAELADHLGATLHGDPSARITQVAGIETATTGALAFVANPKYASLAHTTQATAVLVEPDFAQISTATLRLKNPYLAFARAIELFYQPPSYAPGIHPTAAIAPTAQIGANAHISAYAVIGDHVTIGDNAIILPHVVIYPHASIGDNLFAHAHAIVREYCRLGDNVTLQNGAIVGADGFGFARQSDGTWYKILQSGPAILEDNVEIQANACIDRASIGETRIHAGAKIDNLVQVGHGSSVGEHTLLCAQVGLAGSTIIGKSVILAGQVGVAGHCTVGDGAIATAQSGIPNDVAPGKVVSGYPAIDNRQWLRSVALFNRLPELLRDIKSKLK; this is encoded by the coding sequence ATGCCATCCAGTCCGAAGTCAGTAACTCTCGCCGAACTGGCCGACCACCTCGGCGCCACCCTCCATGGCGACCCCTCCGCCCGAATCACCCAGGTGGCAGGCATCGAAACCGCCACCACTGGCGCCCTCGCCTTCGTTGCCAATCCCAAGTACGCCTCTCTCGCCCACACCACCCAGGCCACCGCAGTCCTCGTCGAACCCGACTTTGCCCAGATTTCCACCGCCACCCTCCGCCTCAAAAACCCATACCTGGCCTTCGCCCGTGCTATCGAGCTCTTCTATCAGCCCCCCTCCTACGCCCCCGGCATCCACCCCACCGCCGCCATCGCGCCCACCGCACAGATCGGCGCCAACGCACACATCAGCGCCTACGCCGTCATCGGCGATCACGTCACCATCGGCGACAACGCTATCATCCTCCCCCACGTCGTCATCTACCCCCACGCCAGCATCGGTGACAACCTCTTCGCCCATGCCCACGCCATCGTCCGCGAATACTGCCGGTTAGGCGATAACGTCACCCTCCAGAACGGAGCCATCGTAGGGGCCGACGGCTTCGGCTTCGCCCGCCAATCCGACGGCACTTGGTACAAGATCCTTCAATCCGGCCCCGCCATCCTCGAAGACAACGTCGAGATCCAGGCCAACGCCTGCATCGACCGCGCCTCCATCGGCGAAACCCGCATCCACGCCGGCGCCAAGATCGACAACCTCGTCCAAGTTGGACACGGCTCATCCGTTGGGGAGCACACGCTTCTCTGCGCCCAGGTCGGCCTCGCCGGCTCCACCATCATCGGAAAAAGCGTCATCCTCGCCGGCCAGGTCGGCGTCGCCGGACACTGCACCGTCGGTGACGGAGCCATCGCCACCGCTCAAAGCGGAATCCCCAACGACGTCGCCCCCGGCAAGGTCGTCAGTGGCTATCCCGCCATCGACAACCGTCAATGGCTCCGCTCGGTCGCACTCTTTAATCGTCTGCCAGAGCTCTTGCGCGACATCAAGTCGAAACTAAAATAA
- a CDS encoding CCA tRNA nucleotidyltransferase, with amino-acid sequence MADYIYLLENRLSQAQRNSLLAVREVARAKGLTVFLVGGAVRDMTSGSPVRDLDVVVQGNALKLKKDLEKAHAVITGENEAGQALFVRFPGGVRMEIGSTLTVTYPKPGKPLVKAATILDDLRRRDFTANAMALSLNDGSYGLLMDPLNGVADIENRELRLVSNYGFIEDPVRMIRAARLMARLSWQMDEKTQTRYEAGKQEGYISAMGEFHRGYETEEIFHEEDPLRVLRKLEAEGWMKNLFPALSSTKANVTELEKLRDVQSQLQIQGIYPETAAANFPYLTAKMAPKEVTALKKSFARQGFVHEIEALEDEAKAFAAEFSGKGASSPSHAWKLLHSAKPESILWVAHTSKNAGIQNKFKGFFTEWAHAKQKLPYALMQEMRIVPDLPGYGELLDKLFFELMDGKLGTVEEMKAYLEPYSPPAPPPPVHLRRPRVAKKDAKPAKSRKKAAVVDTNGEAEAVAGAGTNVVPASAPAPAKGGVVKNSVPVKSTAPLKVVAPVKTVARKTEEPAKKSAAMSKTTVPVKGKSVAKAPAKVAAKSVGAKGAAKKAPMKTTSKAPVKKVVKAVAKKAPVKTVSKKVPGKAAAKASVKKHAPAKKAAPAKKVATKAAPAKKAAVKHTPAKKEPAKKAVKTAPKKRR; translated from the coding sequence ATGGCCGACTACATCTACCTGCTCGAAAATCGCCTCTCTCAAGCGCAGCGTAACTCGCTGCTGGCAGTACGCGAAGTGGCTCGTGCCAAAGGACTTACCGTGTTTCTGGTGGGCGGAGCGGTAAGAGATATGACCAGCGGATCGCCGGTGCGGGATCTGGATGTAGTGGTTCAGGGAAACGCGCTTAAGCTGAAGAAAGATTTAGAGAAAGCTCATGCCGTAATCACCGGTGAGAACGAAGCCGGACAGGCGCTGTTTGTGCGGTTTCCCGGTGGTGTGAGGATGGAGATTGGCAGCACTTTGACGGTGACTTATCCGAAGCCGGGTAAGCCGCTGGTCAAGGCTGCAACGATTCTGGACGACCTGCGGCGGCGGGACTTTACGGCCAATGCGATGGCGCTGTCGCTGAACGACGGCTCGTATGGCTTGCTGATGGATCCGCTGAACGGGGTGGCGGACATTGAGAATCGAGAGCTGCGGCTGGTGAGCAACTATGGGTTTATCGAAGATCCAGTGAGGATGATTCGGGCGGCGCGGCTGATGGCCAGGCTGAGCTGGCAGATGGACGAGAAGACACAGACACGGTACGAGGCAGGGAAGCAGGAAGGGTACATCTCGGCGATGGGAGAGTTTCATCGCGGGTATGAGACCGAGGAGATCTTCCATGAGGAGGATCCGCTGCGGGTGCTGCGCAAGCTGGAGGCCGAGGGGTGGATGAAGAATCTTTTCCCGGCGCTGTCGTCGACCAAGGCGAATGTGACGGAGCTGGAGAAGCTGAGGGATGTGCAGTCGCAGTTGCAGATTCAGGGAATCTATCCTGAGACGGCGGCGGCTAACTTTCCTTACTTGACTGCGAAGATGGCTCCGAAGGAAGTAACGGCGCTGAAGAAGAGCTTTGCGCGGCAGGGCTTCGTGCATGAGATCGAGGCGCTGGAGGACGAGGCGAAGGCGTTTGCGGCGGAGTTCTCGGGCAAGGGCGCGTCGTCGCCTTCGCATGCGTGGAAGCTGCTGCACTCGGCTAAGCCGGAGTCGATCCTGTGGGTGGCGCACACGTCGAAGAACGCTGGAATTCAGAACAAATTCAAGGGGTTCTTTACCGAGTGGGCTCATGCGAAGCAGAAGCTGCCTTATGCGCTGATGCAGGAGATGCGCATCGTTCCAGATCTGCCTGGCTATGGCGAGCTGCTGGACAAACTTTTCTTTGAGCTCATGGATGGCAAGCTAGGGACGGTTGAGGAGATGAAGGCTTATCTTGAGCCTTACTCGCCGCCGGCGCCTCCTCCTCCGGTACATCTGCGCAGGCCGCGCGTGGCGAAGAAGGATGCGAAGCCAGCAAAGAGCCGCAAGAAGGCTGCTGTGGTGGATACGAATGGAGAGGCTGAGGCGGTCGCGGGGGCGGGGACGAATGTGGTTCCGGCGAGTGCTCCAGCGCCTGCGAAGGGTGGAGTGGTTAAGAATTCTGTGCCGGTGAAGTCTACTGCGCCATTGAAGGTTGTTGCGCCAGTGAAGACAGTTGCTAGGAAGACGGAAGAGCCTGCGAAGAAGTCTGCTGCTATGTCTAAAACGACTGTTCCGGTGAAGGGTAAATCAGTTGCCAAGGCTCCGGCGAAGGTTGCGGCTAAGAGTGTGGGGGCTAAAGGTGCAGCGAAGAAGGCTCCTATGAAGACTACGAGCAAAGCACCGGTTAAGAAAGTTGTGAAGGCTGTGGCGAAGAAGGCTCCGGTGAAGACCGTTTCAAAGAAAGTCCCGGGGAAGGCCGCGGCTAAGGCTTCTGTGAAGAAGCATGCTCCGGCAAAGAAGGCAGCGCCTGCGAAGAAGGTAGCGACAAAGGCTGCTCCTGCGAAGAAGGCAGCTGTGAAGCATACGCCTGCGAAGAAGGAACCTGCAAAGAAGGCAGTGAAGACTGCTCCCAAGAAACGCCGCTAA
- a CDS encoding dienelactone hydrolase family protein, whose translation MKRRRRLPFRTIIGLAICFLAVGKLSLSQRFGVSLATSQDGRFKYEIFGKDDPGKPLMILLHGASGPGVGFYREQAEYFSNNGYTVLLPHYFDATKSNNPTIDNYRAWVNVVKSLMREQRTTAASDHRKSVLVGYSLGASVALAAGSQEVPVDAIAEWYGSLPDDFFEHLQGMPPLLILHGERDTNIPVGNAQQLIKLCEIKQFQCESHIYPDQGHGFTGAALKDADSRTLSFFSR comes from the coding sequence ATGAAACGCAGACGGAGGCTACCGTTCCGCACCATCATTGGGCTGGCGATTTGCTTTTTAGCTGTCGGCAAACTATCTCTATCACAGCGTTTTGGAGTCTCTTTAGCGACGAGTCAGGATGGAAGATTTAAGTATGAGATCTTTGGAAAAGATGACCCTGGGAAGCCGCTAATGATCCTTCTTCATGGTGCGAGCGGACCCGGTGTGGGGTTCTATCGCGAGCAAGCCGAATATTTCTCGAACAACGGCTACACCGTCCTCTTACCTCATTATTTTGACGCGACAAAGTCCAACAATCCGACAATCGACAACTATCGTGCCTGGGTAAACGTCGTGAAGTCTCTGATGAGAGAACAGAGAACAACTGCCGCTTCAGATCACAGAAAATCAGTACTGGTTGGTTATTCCCTTGGGGCCTCGGTTGCCTTGGCGGCTGGCTCACAAGAGGTGCCGGTAGATGCGATTGCTGAGTGGTATGGGAGCCTTCCAGATGATTTCTTCGAACATCTGCAAGGCATGCCGCCGCTTCTAATCCTTCACGGTGAGCGCGACACCAACATTCCCGTTGGGAACGCCCAGCAGCTTATTAAGCTCTGTGAGATAAAACAATTTCAGTGCGAAAGTCACATCTATCCGGATCAGGGTCATGGATTCACGGGAGCAGCGCTGAAAGACGCGGATTCAAGAACACTGTCGTTTTTTTCTCGTTGA
- a CDS encoding DUF6982 domain-containing protein, which yields MSSAHKKVIVRRFTGETLPGYLPLAGFTRNRIVDLLDLEGRVISLAINDIKHICYVRDYNLNDAANPERLTRRTFLAKPRTEGLWLRLTFRSGDLLEGLAPIDATLADDLINDIGLQLTPPDVRSNTQRIFVPRTSITDLQLLAVITTPSRRKPLPASSVPSLQEDLFTNLIPPNTRPN from the coding sequence ATGTCCTCCGCGCACAAGAAGGTCATCGTCCGCCGCTTCACCGGAGAAACTCTCCCCGGCTACCTGCCACTCGCCGGCTTCACGCGTAACCGCATCGTCGACCTTCTCGACCTCGAGGGCCGTGTCATCTCACTTGCCATCAATGACATAAAGCACATCTGCTATGTCCGCGACTACAACCTTAATGACGCCGCCAATCCCGAGCGCCTCACCCGCCGCACCTTCCTCGCCAAGCCACGCACCGAAGGCCTCTGGCTCCGCCTCACCTTCCGCTCCGGCGACCTGCTTGAAGGCCTCGCCCCTATCGATGCGACCCTCGCCGACGACCTCATCAACGACATCGGCCTCCAGCTCACCCCACCCGACGTCCGCTCCAACACCCAGCGCATCTTCGTCCCGCGCACCTCCATCACCGACCTTCAACTTCTCGCCGTCATCACCACCCCCTCGCGCCGCAAACCTCTCCCCGCCTCCTCGGTCCCCAGCCTTCAGGAGGACCTCTTCACCAACCTCATTCCACCCAACACCCGCCCCAACTAA
- a CDS encoding response regulator, with amino-acid sequence MTEPPESLQNGSNEMHSTTTQSVRVLLLDDEPTNLHLRSAILRQHGYECVPASSIEEATDLFNNIDIAVLDYHLGAGQFGTEVAALLRRRRPHVPIIILSATIDRYFGGVEDMHLLKGHSSVEDLLDALSSLEAKRRGAPVVVDARDFFYSRIAMAIGTDVLVQIFDEKGVWQYCNDSAAEYLGQSREWFIGRSVFQEMRPFMRDWSDVLQTVCLTRETYIDRTHRGLLAQPRPQEPQFIWSVLAFPITLHDNRSGAVLTARILDKPPTRTSELLPFL; translated from the coding sequence ATGACAGAACCTCCTGAAAGTCTCCAAAACGGCTCGAACGAGATGCACAGCACTACGACCCAATCCGTTCGCGTCCTTCTGCTCGATGACGAACCAACCAACCTCCATCTACGCTCCGCCATCCTGCGCCAGCACGGCTACGAGTGCGTCCCAGCCTCTAGCATCGAAGAGGCCACCGACCTCTTCAACAATATCGATATAGCTGTCCTCGACTATCATCTTGGAGCGGGCCAGTTCGGCACCGAGGTCGCAGCTCTCCTTCGCCGCCGTCGTCCCCACGTCCCAATCATCATCCTCTCAGCCACCATCGACCGCTACTTCGGCGGGGTCGAAGACATGCATCTGCTCAAGGGTCATAGCTCAGTCGAAGATCTCCTCGACGCTCTCAGCTCCCTTGAAGCCAAGCGTCGCGGCGCGCCCGTCGTCGTCGACGCCCGCGATTTCTTCTACTCCAGGATTGCCATGGCCATCGGCACTGATGTCCTCGTTCAGATCTTCGACGAGAAGGGCGTCTGGCAGTACTGCAACGACAGTGCAGCCGAGTATCTCGGTCAGTCTCGCGAGTGGTTCATCGGCCGCAGCGTCTTTCAGGAGATGCGGCCCTTCATGCGCGACTGGAGCGACGTCCTCCAGACCGTCTGCCTCACCCGCGAAACCTACATCGACCGCACCCATCGCGGTCTACTGGCTCAACCCCGACCGCAGGAACCACAGTTTATCTGGAGCGTCCTCGCCTTCCCCATCACCCTGCACGACAATCGCTCCGGAGCCGTCCTCACCGCCCGCATCCTCGACAAGCCCCCCACGCGAACCTCGGAGCTTCTGCCCTTTCTTTAG